Proteins encoded within one genomic window of Haematobia irritans isolate KBUSLIRL chromosome 5, ASM5000362v1, whole genome shotgun sequence:
- the LOC142240164 gene encoding uncharacterized protein LOC142240164 has translation MQQRNKIKLRIIKCFILMGLMATNFVQINGKQLKLLPLSASQVYHVLRESRNLDAIPEGRIITEGIAAATGFSMGLATGLGGLFLLQIATANITEPDGAARTDSLVSEAADHVYKSEEVCFNARLARSLEEYEGTKRAFENFSEKGRSLQPIVIHLNEEKPNHGLFSKGYRIGRKKRTQGKRRKKFSKAKRRRHPKPAVFDGIRFITTTDALNADYDEEARSALNIDTGMAESGTGSNANDDDGLESTISTRTSSDNDDTVTCIVVKKPKQ, from the exons ATGCAGCAACGTAATAAAATCAAACTAAGGATCATAAAATGTTTCATCCTGATGGGATTGATGGCAACCAATTTCGTTCAAATAAATG GCAAGCAGTTAAAACTTCTTCCTCTCAGCGCATCTCAAGTCTACCATGTCTTAAGAGAATCTCGAAATTTGGATGCAATACCAGAGGGTAGAATAATCACTGAAGGAATAGCAGCAGCCACTGGATTTTCAATGGGTCTTGCAACAGGTCTGGGAGGTCTTTTCCTCCTCCAAATCGCAACGGCCAATATTACAGAACCTGATGGGGCAGCCCGAACAGATAGCTTAGTTTCAGAGGCAGCTGATCACGTTTACAAATCGGAAGAGGTATGTTTCAATGCTCGTTTGGCCCGCAGTTTGGAAGAATATGAAGGTACAAAGAGGGCCTTTGAAAACTTCTCTGAAAAAGGAAGAAGTCTTCAACCAATTGTTATACATTTAAATGAAGAAAAACCTAACCATGGGCTTTTCAGCAAAGGTTATCGGATTGGCAGAAAAAAACGAACTCAGGGTAAAAGAaggaaaaaatttagcaaagCCAAACGAAGAAGACATCCTAAGCCTGCAGTGTTTGATGGAATACGATTTATTACCACCACAGATGCTCTAAATGCAGATTATGATGAAGAAGCCAGGTCTGCATTAAATATTGATACGGGAATGGCTGAATCAGGAACTGGATCAAATGCCAATGATGACGATGGATTAGAATCGACGATAAGTACCAGAACAAGTTCGGATAATGATGACACCGTAACATGCATTGTTGTAAAGAAACCAAAGCAATAA